The genomic window TTCTTATTGATATTATATGGGTGTCTGTACGCTTCTGGTAAGTGTGACATTGTTCTAATTGTTTAATTAATTACTATTTTCCTCTCTGCTAAAATAAAGATTGTTTTGCTAGAATTTCAAAAGTGAGTGTATTTGTTACACTTACTTAACAACTGATGTAAAGTTACAAAAATCAACACATTACACTATAGCGCTATTAAATTAATTTACAAATGTTAAATTTCACTGTAAGTATTAGATTACAGGACCTCTTCCTGTTTATTAATTTGATCATGTTTTTAATGTTTAGATTAATTTGCCAAAGCTCTTCGTTTTCATAAAAAGACCGTAGATTTGCAAAATGGAATTTTTTGAGTTTCAATTACCCAATGGAATTAGGGTAGTTCACAAAAACGTTGATAGTCCAATAGCGCACTGCGGATTTATCTTAAATATTGGCACAAGAGATGAAATGGATAATGAGCAAGGTATTGCTCACTTCATAGAGCACACAATTTTTAAAGGAACTGCCAAAAGAAAAGCTTACCATATCCTATCCAGGTTAGACGATGTTGGCGGCGAAATAAATGCTTTCACTACCAGAGAAGACATAAGTATTTATGCCTCATTCTTAACCGAATACTACGAAAGAGCCATCGAACTTCTTTTTGATATTATGTTCTCGTCAACTTTTCCTGAAAAAGAATTAAATAAGGAAAAAGACGTAGTTATAGATGAAATATTCTCATATAAGGATAATCCGTCTGAATTGATATTCGATGATGTAGAGGCTATGATTTTCAGGGATCATCCAATTGGGAATAATATTTTAGGTAGCCCGGAAACAGTAAGATCTTTTAACAAAGAAAAAGTAATTAAGTTTTTGGATGAAACTTTCTCAACTGATGAATTGGTTTTTTCCTCTATCGGAAATATTTCAGAAAAAAAACTTAAACACTTAATCGAGAAATATGGCATCAACGTTCCAAAAAAACACCGCAACAGAAAAAGAATTCCAATAAATGAATATAAGCCCCGCTTTGTGGAAAAGAAGATGGATACATACCAAACTCACGCCATAATAGCAAACAGGGCTTACGATGCCAACCACCCAAAAGTAACGGCTCTTATTCTGTTGAATAATTTACTGGGAGGAACAGGTATGAACACAAGACTAAACCTCAACATCAGAGAAAAATACGGTTTTACATATAATCTGGAATCATTCTATACTCCTTATAGCGACACAGGTGTTTTTGGTATATATCTGGGAACTGATAAAGGAAGTGTTGAAAAAACCATAAAGCTTGTTTTTAAAGAAATGAAAACTCTAAGAGATAAACCATTAGGAGTTTTACAACTTAGCAAAGCAAAAAAACAACTTATTGGTCAGATGGCTATCGGACAGGAGAATAATGCAAATTC from Bacteroidota bacterium includes these protein-coding regions:
- a CDS encoding pitrilysin family protein gives rise to the protein MEFFEFQLPNGIRVVHKNVDSPIAHCGFILNIGTRDEMDNEQGIAHFIEHTIFKGTAKRKAYHILSRLDDVGGEINAFTTREDISIYASFLTEYYERAIELLFDIMFSSTFPEKELNKEKDVVIDEIFSYKDNPSELIFDDVEAMIFRDHPIGNNILGSPETVRSFNKEKVIKFLDETFSTDELVFSSIGNISEKKLKHLIEKYGINVPKKHRNRKRIPINEYKPRFVEKKMDTYQTHAIIANRAYDANHPKVTALILLNNLLGGTGMNTRLNLNIREKYGFTYNLESFYTPYSDTGVFGIYLGTDKGSVEKTIKLVFKEMKTLRDKPLGVLQLSKAKKQLIGQMAIGQENNANSMLSFGKALLTFGKIESYESVIEKINAISAEDIQQVAREVFDPSQLTTLIYRAK